ATTTAGGAATTTCGCGTCGGACTGCAAAGCTCAAAGGACGGGAATGGCGGCGCGATGGCGGGTCAGCGATCTTCCCACTTGGGTTCGCGCTTTTCGATGAAGGCACAGATGCCCTCGCTGGCGTCGCGGGTCATCATGTTCTGCGTCATGACTTCGGCGGCGTAAGCGTAGGCCTCGGCGAGGCCGAGCTCGGCCTGCCGGTAGAAAGCGCTCTTGCCGATCTTCACTGTGGCTTTCGATTTTGTGGCGAGCTTTCTTGCCAGGGCAAAGGCTTCATCGCGCTCTGTGCCAGCCGGGACGACGCGATTGACGAGACCGATGCGCGCGGCTTCGTCGGCCGAGACCGGATCGCCCGTCAGCAACATATGCATCGCATTCTTTCGCGGTACATTGCGGGTGAGGGCAACCATCGGGGTCGAACAGAACAGCCCGATATCGACGCCGGGAGTCGCAAATCGTGCGTCGGCCGACGCGATGGCGAGATCGCAGGTCGCGACCAGCTGGCACCCCGCGGCCGTCGCTACGCCGGAAACGACAGCGATCACCGGCTGCGGCAATGCAACGATCTTCTGCATCATCGCGCTGCAGATTGTCATGATGTGCTTGAAGTAAGCCTTGCCACCATCGGCATCCGCCCGGCGCGCCGTCAGCTCCTTGAGATCGTGTCCCGCACTGAAAGCAGGTCCATTCGCCGCGATGACCACCACGCGAATGGCGCCGTCCTGCGCGATGGAATCGAAAGCGTCGCTCAGCGCCTTGATCAGATTCTCGGAAAGACTGTTGCGTGCCGCCGGCCGGTTGAGGGTCAGCACGGCGATGTTGTCCCGATCCTCGCGCAGCAGGATGTCAGCCGCTGATGGCGTGTCGGGTTTGGCGTGAACATTCATCACGAATGCGCCTTTGCACCTTTGCATCATTTCATCCGCATTGTATCCGTCCATCGCCGGCATGCGAAGGGCGGGGGGCAGGTAACACCCATGACAAAACCCATCACGGTACTGCAAATGACCAAGGAGGATCTGGAAGGATTCCTTGCAAAAGAGTTTCCGCAAGCCTTCCATGCTGGCAGCGGGCTCTCTATCGAGCGCGTCGATTACGGCGATTGTCGTGTGCGGCTCGCCTATAGCGACAGGTATATAAGGCCTGGTGGCACCATTTCCGGCCCGACGATGATGATGCTCGCCGATTTCGCGCTTTACGTAGCAATCCTGTCGGCGATCGGTCCGGTGGCACTGGCTGTTACTACCAATTTCAACATCAACTTTCTCCGCCGGCCGGAACAGCGAGACATTCTGGCTGACGCGCGGATCATGAAACTCGGCAAACGGCTGGCGGTGATGGAGGTGACACTCTATTCGGACGGGGTGGATGAGCCCATCGCCCATGTCACCTCGACTTACTCAATTCCCCCGATTTCCGCCACTTAAATGAAGGTAATATAAAACCTATTTTATAAGATGCTGTTTCTATTGGGCTATTTCTCCTTCAAGTGCATTGACCAAAAATAGGTGCTCCTTTAGAAGCGCGCCAACGCAACTCTCCGGACAATTCGTCATGAGCACCTTCTCGGCGACACCCGCCGACATCGAAAAGAAATGGATCGTCATTGACGCCACCGGCCTCGTGGTCGGGCGTCTGGCCACGATCGTCGCGATGCGCCTGCGCGGCAAGCACAAGCCGACCTTCACCCCGCACATGGACGACGGCGACAACGTCATCGTCATCAATGCGGCGAAGGTCGTGTTCACCGGCCGCAAGCGCGATCAGAAAATGTATTACCACCACACCGGTTTCATCGGCGGCATCAAGGAACGCTCGGCGAAGTCGATTTTCGAAGGCCGCTTTCCGGAGCGCATCGTCGAGAAGGCGGTTGAGCGCATGATCCCGCGTGGCCCGCTTGGCCGCCAGCAGATGAGCAATCTGCGCGTCTATCCGGGTGCGGAACATCCGCATGAAGCCCAGAAGCCCGAGGCGCTCGATGTCGGCGCTATGAACCGCAAGAACAAGGCAGCCTGATCATGGCCGAATCCGTTCAATCCCTCGAAGGCTTGTCCTCGCTCAAGGCGCAGGCGGTTGCCGAACAGCCCAAGCACGTTCAGAAGCTCGATGCCCAGGGCCGTGCTTATGCCACTGGCAAGCGCAAGAACGCCGTGGCGCGCGTATGGATCAAGCCGGGCTCCGGCAAGATCGTCGTCAACACGCGTCCGGTGGAAGTATTCTTCGCTCGTCCGGTTCTGCGCATGCTGATCCAGCAGCCAATCGTCGCCGCCAATCGCAGCGGACAATATGACGTCATCTGCACTGTTTCCGGCGGCGGTCTGTCGGGGCAGGCGGGTGCCGTTCGTCACGGTATCTCGAAGGCACTGACCTATTTCGAACCGGATCTGCGTTCGCCGCTGAAGCGCGGCGGCTTCCTTACACGCGATCCGCGCGTCGTCGAGCGTAAGAAATACGGCCGCGCAAAAGCCCGTCGTTCGTTCCAGTTCTCGAAGCGCTAATCGCTCACATCGAGACGCTTTTCATTCAAAAGCGAACAAAAGTTGTTTTGAAAAAGGGGCCAAATGGCCCCTTTTTTATTGGCGTTTTTCGAGAAAATGCCGGCGCCTCCAGAAACCATTCCACAACAGGCGCCGATCTATCCTTATGACCGTTCGGTAACACCCCCCGACAACATGGAATAACACATTCTTGTACCGCCGCTTTCGCGGCGGCGGGTTTCTGCGCGCCTGTTGAGGAGCTCTATGTCGATCGACATCCCGACCCTTTTTCTTGTTTCGACGTTTGTCACGAGCCTGCTTGGCATTTTCCTCCTCGTTTTGTGGCTTCAGGATCGCTCTGCGCGTGCGCTCGGTTATTGGGCGGCCGCATATCTGCTCGGCGCTGTCGCCGTGGCTTTGTGGCTCGTGATGCCGAAACAATTGCCGGAACACCGCTTCGATATTGCGAGCGCCTTGCTGTTTCTATGCTGCGGTCTGATCTGGAGTGGCGCACGCACATTCCACGGTCAGACGATAATTCCGATCGCCGCAAGCGCGGGCGCTTTTATATGGCTGATGGTGAGCCAGATACCCGAGATCGTTGAATCAGACAGTGCCCGTGTAATTGTGGCGTCAATCATTATTGCGACTTACGCCGTCTTGACCGCAGGCGAACTTCAACGTGAACGCCGCAAACCAAAGTCGAATATTCGTGCGTTTGTCATTCCGGTTCTGCATGGCGTGATCTTCCTGTCGCCAATCCTCACGACCTCACTTTTTGTCGGCGATTCGTTGGCTCATGCCGGATGGTTTCCGTTGTTCACCCTTCTGATGCTGCTCTATGTCGTCGGCACTGCCTTTATGGTCATGGTGATGACAAAGGAGCACACCGTGCAGCTCCACAAGACGGCAGCCATGACCGATCCCATGACCGGCCTGTTCAACCGCCGCGGATTCTCTGAGGCTGCGGAAACGCTGATCGCGGCACAAAGGAAATCCAGCCAACCGGTCACCGTGATGATGTTCGATCTCGATCATTTCAAATCAATCAATGATCGCTTCGGTCATGATGTGGGCGACGACGCATTGAAAGTCTTTGCCGAAACAGCAAGCAGCAGCATGCGAACGAACGACGTGATCGGCCGACTGGGCGGCGAGGAGTTCGCTGCCATACTCGCAGGCGGTGGCGAGACAGCGCTGATCGTCGGCGAACGCGTGCGCGCAGCGTTCCAGGCGAGGGGCATCGAAATTTCCGGTCATATTTTGAATGCGACGGTCAGCATCGGGGCGATTGAAGCGCCAGCTGAAAATGCCGATGTCTCGGCCATGCTGACGAGGGCCGATGAAGCGCTCTATGCAGCAAAGAAACTGGGACGCAATCGCGTTTGCACCGAAAAGGATATCGTCGAACAAGCGCCACAGGCACGGAAATTATTGCCGATCGCGTTGTTTAGACCGGCGCTGAAAATTCCGAATGCACCGATCCCCGCCATGCCTTGATCGGGCAAAGCAGGGCAAACGAACGTTAACCGTCGGTCGCTATGGTTGCTGCATGGTGCAGGAACGGACTCACCCAGGTTTGGATCATCTATCGCTCCAGGCTGAAATGGCCGGTGCCGCGCTTGGTTGCCATTTTTCATCCTCTGCTGAATACGAAGCCGCACTGATTGCGGAGCGTCGCAAAGCCGGCGCTTACAGGCTGCCCGTATGGCGTCGGGGGGAATTGTGGGTGTTGGTTGCTGTAGCGATCGTTTCCCTTGCGGCGGTTTGGTAGCGAATTCAAAACCGAGGCATCTTCGCCCGAACAGGCATCATTCCGCCCTCGCATTTCCACATCGAACCGTCGAAACAGAAAGCCTGAGGCGCTATCGGCGATGGCCGAGGCCGTCACAACTCAGGTCAGCAAATACCCACCTCTAAGCCGTTTCGTTCGCTTGCGTTGGTGGGGCGCTTCGTATCACTTTGCGCCATTGCGCCGCTGTTGCGGCCCAACTGGAGCAAAGGCTATGTTGAGAATCGCTGTCGCCTGTCTGATGTCCATCGCATTCGCTGCCGGCGCGCAGGCGCAGGACTGGCCGTCCCGTCCGGTCACGATGGTGGTGTCGGCTGCGGCTGGCGGTCCGATCGATGTCTTTGGCCGGGTCATGGCCGAGCGGATGGGGAAAGCGCTCGGGCAGCCGGTCGTGATCGAGAATGTGCCGGGCGCTGGCGGCATGATGGGAGGCCAGCGCGTCGCTAAGGCAGCGCCCGATGGTTACACCGCCATCCTCGGGACGATCGCGACGCATGCACATTCGCAACTGCTGTACAAAAATCCGCTCTACAATGCGGCGACGGATTTCACCCCGGTCAATCTGATCGCCGAAATCCCGCTCGTTCTGATCGTGCGCAAGGACCTGCCGGTAAACTCGCTGGAGGAATTCATCGCCTATGCCAAAGCCAACCAGGGCAAGATGAATTACGGCTCGGCCGGCGCCGGTTCTGCGACCCATCTCGGCTGCATCCTGCTGACCCAAGCCATCGGCACTAACATCCAGCATGTGCCTTACAAGGGCACCGGCCCGGCGATGCAGGATCTGCAGGCCGGGCGCATCGACTTTCTGTGCGAGATCGTCGTGACGGCACTGCCGCAGATCAAGGGCGGTACGGTGAAGGCGCTGGCAACCCTGTCGCGCGATCGCTCGCCGGTGCTTCCCGATCTGCCGACGGCCTACGAGAAGGGCTTCAAGGATATCCAGGCCTACACCTGGACGGCGCTGCTGTTTCCGAAGGACACGCCTGCAACGATCGTGACGAAAATGCACGATGCGGCTTTGCAGAGCATGGCCGATCCAGACATCCGCCGGCAATTGCAGACGCTCGGCGCGACCATCGTGTCGTCTGACAGAACAAGTCCGGATTATCTGCGCCAATTCGTCAAGGACGAGATCACTAAATGGACTGATCCGATCCGCAAGAGCGGAGCCGTGGTCGATTAGTCGAAAGGCTCTTACGGCACGGCATAAGATAGCAAACAAAAGGGCGCCCTTGCGGGGCGCCCTGATAGTTCGCATCGCTTGCGCGATGCCTGCGAGGAACACGTCTTATGCGGAATAGTACATCTCGAATTCCACCGGATGCGGTGTGTGTTCGAAGCGGATGACTTCCGTCATCTTCAGTTCGATATAGGCGTCGATGAAGTCGTCATCGAACACGCCGCCGGCCTTCAGGAACGCGCGATCCTTGTCAAGGCATTCGAGTGCTTCCCGCAGCGAGCCGCACACCGTCGGGATTTCCTTCAACTCCGCCGGAGGCAGATCGTAGAGGTCCTTGTCCATCGCCGGACCGGGGTCCATCTTGTTCTTGATGCCATCGAGACCCGCCATCAGCAGCGCAGCGAAGCCGAGATACGGATTGGCGAGCGGGTCGGGGAAGCGAACCTCGACGCGCTTTGCCTTCGGGTTGGTCGTGTAGGGGATGCGGCACGAGGCCGATCGGTTACGCGCCGAATAGGCGAGCAGTACCGGCGCTTCGTAACCCGGCACCAGACGCTTGTAGGAGTTCGTCGTCGGGTTAGTGAAAGCGTTGATCGCCTTCGCATGTTTGATGACGCCAGCGATGTATTGCAGGCAGGTTTCCGATAGATCGGAATACTTGTTGCCGGCGAAGACAGGCTTGCCGTCTTTCCAGATCGACTGGTGACAATGCATGCCCGAACCGTTGTCGCCATAGACCGGCTTCGGCATGAAGGTCGCGGTCTTGCCGTAGATGTTGGCGACCTGATGGATGCAGTACTTATAGATCTGCAACTGATCGGCCATGTAGGTCATCGGCGAGAATTTGAGGCCGAGCTCGTGCTGGGCCGATGCCACTTCGTGGTGATGCTTTTCAATCTTGGCACCCATCTTTGCCATCGAAGCGAGCATCTCGCCGCGCATGTCCTGTGCGGAGTCCTGCGGCGGAACCGGGAAGTAGCCTTTCTTGGTACCAATGCGATGGCCGAGATTGCCGGCCTCATAATCGGCGTCCGAATTGGTCGGCAATTCAATCGAGTCGAGTTTGAATCCAGTATTGTAGGGGTCGGCGCGGAATTTGACGTCATCGAACACGAAGAACTCGGCTTCCGGTCCGAAATAGACCGTGTCGCCGAGGCCCATCGACTTCACCATGGCCTCGGCCTTCTTGGCGATGCCGCGCGGATCGCGATTATACGGCTCGCCGGTTGTCGGCTCGAGCACGTCGCAGACGAGGACGAGAGTCGTTTCCGCGAAGAAGGGATCGATGCAGGCCGTTGCCGGATCCGGCATCAGGCACATGTCGGATTCGTTGATCGCCTTCCAGCCGGCGATCGATGATCCATCGAACATGACGCCTTCCGCAAAGGTGTCCTCTTCGATCATCGTAATATCGAAGGTTACGTGCTGCCATTTGCCGCGCGGATCTGTGAACCGGAAATCGACGTACTTCACGTCGTTTTCCTTGATCATCTTCATTACGTCTTTAGCGGTCGTCATAAACGCGTTCCCCTTATTTGTACGGGTCGTGAAAACGATAGCGATATCAGATCGCGTCCAATCCGGATTCCCCGGTCCTGATCCGGATGGCTTCTTCGATGGTCGAGACGAAAATCTTACCGTCGCCGATCCGGCCGGTTTGCGCGGCACGGCGGATGGCGTCGACAGCTTTCTCGACCATATCGTCGCCGAGAACGATTTCGATCTTCACTTTCGGAAGAAAATCCACAACGTATTCGGCACCACGATAAAGCTCGGTATGGCCCTTTTGGCGGCCGAAACCCTTGGCTTCGGTGACGGTGATGCCCTGGAGTCCGACTTCCTGAAGCGCCTCCTTCACCTCATCGAGTTTGAACGGCTTGATGATCGCCTCGATCTTTTTCATGCGAATCCTCTCCCGGTCCGCCGGTCAGAATCTGATCGGCGGAGCCCGCCCTTCGTTAGCAGGTCTTATGCCAATCCGTATGAAAACAAAAAGCAGTTCCGCAGCAGCCGTTTGCCCGATTTCGCTTAATTAAGCGGCGAGTGCCAGAGTCATCTCAGATTATAAATTGTGCAATCTGCGCATTTCTTGTTCAGTTTAGGATTGTTCATTGTCCGCAAACGAGGTGCTGCCATAGCTGAAGGTCATGCACGAACTCCTGACCACAAAAGAAATGGCCGAGGCCGATCGGCTGGCAGTCTTGCGCGGCACTCCGTCGATCGAGCTGATGGAGAATGCCGGCCGCGCCGTTGCAGACGCGGTCGGCGCGAATTTTGGCACGATCAGACCGGTTATCGTTATTGCCGGGCCCGGCAATAACGGCGGCGACGGCTTCGTCGCAGCACGATTGCTGGGCGAGCGCGGCTATTCAGTCGATCTCAGGTTGCTGGGCGACATCAGCAAGTTGCGGGGGGGCGCAGCCACAGCAGCCAAACGCTACAGCGGGCCAGTCGGCCCCATGATCGCCGAAATACCGCCTGGAGCTATCGTCGTCGATGCGCTGTTCGGTGCCGGCCTCACACGCAATGTGGACGGGGAGGCCGCCGTAGCGGTTAGCGCGATCAATAATTCCGGTGCCCATGTCGTCGCGGTCGACCTGCCGAGCGGCATCAACGGCGATACCGGAGCGGTTCAGGGCACAGCGATCCGGGCCGCCGAAACGGTGACCTTTTTTCGTAAGAAGCCAGGCCATGTGCTTCTACCCGGGCGGATTTTTTGCGGCATGACGACCATTGCCGATATCGGCATTCCGTCATCGGTTCTGCAGGACATCCGACCGCGGTTAGCACTAAACCAGCCGAGCCGGTGGGCTCATCTTTTCCCGGTGCCTCGGGTGGAAGGTCACAAATATTCGCGCGGGCATACGCTGGTCGTCTCCGGCGGCCTGAGCAGTACCGGTGCAGCCCGGCTGTCCGCGCGCGGCGCATTGCGGGCCGGGGCAGGGCTGGTCACAATCGCAAGCCCGAGAGACGCCTTGGCGGTCAATGCGGCCAGCAATCTGGCGGTCATGGTGCGGGAGGCGGAAGGCGCGGAAGGGCTCTTATCGCTGCTGTCAGATCGGCGGATCAATACCGTTATCCTCGGCCCTGGAGGTGGCATAGGACCGCAAATGCGGGCCACGGTTATGGCTGCCGTCCGCCAGGACCGCACCATGATACTAGATGCTGACGCGCTGACCAGCTTTGGGGAAAAGCCGAATGAACTCTTTACAGAGCTGAAGAATCACCCGGAATCCACAGCGATTCTTACGCCGCATGAGGGGGAATTTTCTAGAATATTCAGTAGAATGTCGAAGATTCCTTCAGTTAAACAAAAACTTGAGGCGACTCAGGCTGCTTCACATGAAACAGGTTCTGTCATCCTCTTAAAAGGCGCTGACAGCATTATTTTTTCGCCTGATGGAAGAGGCGTGATCAGCGAAAACGCGCCACCGTACCTTGCTACCGCCGGCGCGGGTGATGTTCTGGCCGGTATCATCGCTGGTCTCTGTGCACAGGGGATGCCGGCCTTCGAGGCAACTGCCGCCGGTGTCTGGCTGCACGGCGAGGCCGCCAGCGAGGTGGGGCCGGGCTTGATTGCAGAAGACCTTCCCGAGGCACTCCGGCCGGTCTACCGGCGGCTGTATGCGGAACTCGGGGCGGTTCTCAGCTAGGATACCTCGAACCAGGTCAGTGATTCACGGGATGGTTCCGATAAGGACCGGCGTTCGATAGCCCATTTACCGGTGAGGTCGGCGACGAACGCGATCCGCGCCGTCTGCTGCGGACCCACCAAAAGTGTGTCGAGCCAGAACGGTTTCCAGCCGTCGTCCAGATTATCGAGCAATCGGAACGTGTGCCCGTGCACGTGGATCACGTAGGCTTGGTCACCTGGATTGGCGAAGGTCAGTACCACGGGTTGATCTTTCCTGACCGAAAATAGAGGTGCTCCAAGAGAGCTGGAGAGCTGATCCATCGGCATCCAGGAAACGTTGGTTCCTTGGTTGTTCGTCTTTGGGTTTGAGATTTTTTTCCTCTCCACGGAGGGCTTCGCTGGCAGCGGAGCCGCACCGAGCGCAAGCTGGACGCGAAGTGCATTTCGAAGATCGATGCGCGAGGGAAGCGGGTTCTGTGGCAAGGACTTAGGGGCGCCGCGTGATCCATTGCGAGAGGCGCCGCCCTCGATCGCGAACCGTGCAATCTGAACGCTTTGTCCGCCGCCGCTGTCGATCACGATCGGCACGGTGTCGCCTACGTCCTCAGCGATATCAACAAACAGGTCGATCCGATTGCCTGGTGCAATCACGACCTGGCTGTCGCGCGCGATGAAGGGCTCGGCCGGCTGGCCGTCGATTGCCACCACCCAGGCCGTCTGGTTCGACAAACTGACCGGGAGGAGACGGTTCACGGTAGCGTTGATCAGACGAAGGCGTATTCGCTCACCTCGCCGCGCCGGAATGGCAAGGTCACGCAGACCATTGGCGGTGAAGAGGAAGTGCTGTCCTGAGGCTGCAGAACCGCCGATATCACGCAACGATCCATTGTCATCAAGATTCCAGTCGTCGAGCACCAGCAGCACGTCATGGTCGACATCGACCGGTTCGCTCTCATCGACGATCACCGGCCCGTACAAGCCGCGCGCAAGCTGGCCTGCCAGCGCCGCATGATACCAGAAGGTTCCGGCATCCTTCGCGACGAAGCGATAGTCGAAGGATTGAACGGGTGCGACGGGCAGTTGGGTCAGATAGGGCGTCCCATCCATGGCATTCGGCACGCGCAGGCCGTGCCAATGGATCGTGGTCGGTTCAGCTCCATCGTTGATCAGCCGCGCCGTGAACTCCTGGCCGCGTCTGAGGCGTACCGTCGGCCCCGGGACAGTGCCACCATAGCCCATGATATTGGTCGCAGGCTGCTGCGGTCCACGGAGTCTGACTGATCCTGCTTTCGCCCGCAATTCGGCGATAGCCTCGGCTTGGGCCATGGCCTGACTCACGGCGCGTGATCCGCCGAGGATCGTCACCGTGGCCGATAGACTGGCGGCGGACACGAACGCACGGCGGGTGAGAGATTTCTGAAAAAAGGGGACTTTCATCGCCGCTCCTGGATCAACATTGCGAGGGCGGGCATGACCACCCATTTTTCTAGTGCTTGTTTCGACGCACATGTTATAAGCCGCGCCGCTCGGCCCAAACATGACCTGCAGTGCCGCGCGATGCCCTGCGCGCGGGCGTGGCGGAATTGGTAGACGCGCTGGATTTAGGTTCCAGTGACGCAAGTCGTGGGGGTTCAAGTCCCTCCGCCCGCACCAAAGCTGGGAACGGCCGAATTCAACAACATATGCCGCTCCTGCGGCAACGAGGAACGAAGGCGATTACCATGCAAGTGACCGAAACATTGTCCGACGGCTTGCGCCGCGAATTCAGCGTGGTGATTCCCGCCGGCGAGCTCGATAGCAAGGTCAGTGAGCGCCTGGATGCGATGAAGGACAAGGTCCGTATCAACGGCTTTCGTCCGGGCAAAGTGCCGACGGCACATCTGCGCCGCATGTACGGCCGCTCCGCAATGGCGGAGGCGATCGACGCAGCGATGCGCGATGTGAATTCGAAGATTGTTGCCGACAACAATTTCCGTCTGGCGATGCAGCCGAAGGTGAACCTGCCCGAAGACGAGAAGGCGGTCGAGGACGTCATCAACGGCAAATCCGATCTCGCCTACACGGTCGAGATGGAAATTCTCGCGCCGATCGAATTGACGGATTTCAAGTCAATCGATGTTACGCGCCTCGTCACCGCAGTGAACGACGAGGAAGTCGACGAAGGCCTGAAGCGAATCGCAGATCAGAATCGTCCGTTTGCCGCGAAGGCTGAGGGTGCGAAGGCCGAGAAGGATGATCGCGTTACGATCTCGTTCGTGGGATCAATCGATGGCGTGCCGTTCGACGGCGGTTCGGCCGACGATGTTGCCGTGAATATCGGATCGAATACCTTCATCCCAGGCTTCGAAGATCAGCTCGTCGGCATCACGGTTGGCGAGAATCGCAAGATCAACGTGACGTTCCCCGAAAACTATCCAGCCGCTCAATTGGCCGGAAAGGCGGCAGAGTTCGACGTCACTGCAAAGACGCTCGAGGCGCCGAGTGAGGTCAAGATCGACGACGAATTCGCCAAATCCTTAGGGATGGAGTCGCTCGACAAGCTGAAGGATGCCGTGCGCGAACGGATTCAGCGCGAGCACGATTCCGTGTCGAAGCAGCGCGTGAAGCGGGTGTTGTTCGACGCGCTCGACGAGCGTCACAAATTCCCGCTGCCGCCGGCTTTGGTCGAGCAGGAATTCAACAATCTGTGGACAACGGCGACCGAAGAGCTGAAGCAGCAGGGCAGGACCTTCGAAGACGAGAACACGACCGAAGAGAAGGAGCGCGCCGAATATCAGCGCATTGCCGACCGTCGCGTTCGTCTCGGACTGCTCCTTGACGAAATCGCCCGCAGGAACAACATCAACGTGACGGACGAAGAGACGACACGCGCCATCGTGGAGCATGTGCGGCAATATCCGGGGCGCGAGAAAGAACTTTGGGACATGTTCCGCAATAACCCGGAAGCAGTCGCCAGCATTCGTGCGCCGCTGATCGAGAACAAGGTGACGGACTTTATCCTCGCTCTTGCCAAGGTGAGCGACAAGACAGTGTCGCGCGAGGAATTGTACCGCAACGACGAAGAAGCGGCTGCTTGAGTTACGATTGATTAAGTGGGGACGTGCCCTACCTGTTGGGCGAACGTGATCGGAAGATGCGCCGCGATTCGCGGCGCTGGAGATGAAGATGAGAGATCCAGTCAACACTTACATGAACTATCTCGTGCCCATGGTGGTCGAGCAGACCAACCGTGGTGAGCGCTCGTACGACATTTATTCGCGGCTGCTGAAGGAACGCATCATCTTCGTGACCGGTCCGGTTGAAGACGGGATGGCGACGGTGATCGTCGCGCAATTGCTGTTCCTCGAAGCCGAGAATCCGAAGAAGGAAATCTCGATGTACATCAACTCGCCCGGCGGCGTAGTGACATCGGGCATGGCGATCTACGATACGATGCAATTCATCCGCCCGGCTGTCTCGACGCTTTGCATCGGGCAGGCGGCATCGATGGGTTCGCTGTTGCTGGCGGCAGGTGAGAAGGACCTGCGCTTCGCTCTGCCGAATGCACGCATCATGGTTCACCAGCCGTCCGGCGGCTTCC
The genomic region above belongs to Pseudorhodoplanes sinuspersici and contains:
- a CDS encoding enoyl-CoA hydratase — its product is MNVHAKPDTPSAADILLREDRDNIAVLTLNRPAARNSLSENLIKALSDAFDSIAQDGAIRVVVIAANGPAFSAGHDLKELTARRADADGGKAYFKHIMTICSAMMQKIVALPQPVIAVVSGVATAAGCQLVATCDLAIASADARFATPGVDIGLFCSTPMVALTRNVPRKNAMHMLLTGDPVSADEAARIGLVNRVVPAGTERDEAFALARKLATKSKATVKIGKSAFYRQAELGLAEAYAYAAEVMTQNMMTRDASEGICAFIEKREPKWEDR
- a CDS encoding PaaI family thioesterase translates to MTKPITVLQMTKEDLEGFLAKEFPQAFHAGSGLSIERVDYGDCRVRLAYSDRYIRPGGTISGPTMMMLADFALYVAILSAIGPVALAVTTNFNINFLRRPEQRDILADARIMKLGKRLAVMEVTLYSDGVDEPIAHVTSTYSIPPISAT
- the rplM gene encoding 50S ribosomal protein L13, translated to MSTFSATPADIEKKWIVIDATGLVVGRLATIVAMRLRGKHKPTFTPHMDDGDNVIVINAAKVVFTGRKRDQKMYYHHTGFIGGIKERSAKSIFEGRFPERIVEKAVERMIPRGPLGRQQMSNLRVYPGAEHPHEAQKPEALDVGAMNRKNKAA
- the rpsI gene encoding 30S ribosomal protein S9 — encoded protein: MAESVQSLEGLSSLKAQAVAEQPKHVQKLDAQGRAYATGKRKNAVARVWIKPGSGKIVVNTRPVEVFFARPVLRMLIQQPIVAANRSGQYDVICTVSGGGLSGQAGAVRHGISKALTYFEPDLRSPLKRGGFLTRDPRVVERKKYGRAKARRSFQFSKR
- a CDS encoding GGDEF domain-containing protein; the protein is MSIDIPTLFLVSTFVTSLLGIFLLVLWLQDRSARALGYWAAAYLLGAVAVALWLVMPKQLPEHRFDIASALLFLCCGLIWSGARTFHGQTIIPIAASAGAFIWLMVSQIPEIVESDSARVIVASIIIATYAVLTAGELQRERRKPKSNIRAFVIPVLHGVIFLSPILTTSLFVGDSLAHAGWFPLFTLLMLLYVVGTAFMVMVMTKEHTVQLHKTAAMTDPMTGLFNRRGFSEAAETLIAAQRKSSQPVTVMMFDLDHFKSINDRFGHDVGDDALKVFAETASSSMRTNDVIGRLGGEEFAAILAGGGETALIVGERVRAAFQARGIEISGHILNATVSIGAIEAPAENADVSAMLTRADEALYAAKKLGRNRVCTEKDIVEQAPQARKLLPIALFRPALKIPNAPIPAMP
- a CDS encoding Bug family tripartite tricarboxylate transporter substrate binding protein; translation: MLRIAVACLMSIAFAAGAQAQDWPSRPVTMVVSAAAGGPIDVFGRVMAERMGKALGQPVVIENVPGAGGMMGGQRVAKAAPDGYTAILGTIATHAHSQLLYKNPLYNAATDFTPVNLIAEIPLVLIVRKDLPVNSLEEFIAYAKANQGKMNYGSAGAGSATHLGCILLTQAIGTNIQHVPYKGTGPAMQDLQAGRIDFLCEIVVTALPQIKGGTVKALATLSRDRSPVLPDLPTAYEKGFKDIQAYTWTALLFPKDTPATIVTKMHDAALQSMADPDIRRQLQTLGATIVSSDRTSPDYLRQFVKDEITKWTDPIRKSGAVVD
- the glnA gene encoding type I glutamate--ammonia ligase, which encodes MTTAKDVMKMIKENDVKYVDFRFTDPRGKWQHVTFDITMIEEDTFAEGVMFDGSSIAGWKAINESDMCLMPDPATACIDPFFAETTLVLVCDVLEPTTGEPYNRDPRGIAKKAEAMVKSMGLGDTVYFGPEAEFFVFDDVKFRADPYNTGFKLDSIELPTNSDADYEAGNLGHRIGTKKGYFPVPPQDSAQDMRGEMLASMAKMGAKIEKHHHEVASAQHELGLKFSPMTYMADQLQIYKYCIHQVANIYGKTATFMPKPVYGDNGSGMHCHQSIWKDGKPVFAGNKYSDLSETCLQYIAGVIKHAKAINAFTNPTTNSYKRLVPGYEAPVLLAYSARNRSASCRIPYTTNPKAKRVEVRFPDPLANPYLGFAALLMAGLDGIKNKMDPGPAMDKDLYDLPPAELKEIPTVCGSLREALECLDKDRAFLKAGGVFDDDFIDAYIELKMTEVIRFEHTPHPVEFEMYYSA
- a CDS encoding P-II family nitrogen regulator; translated protein: MKKIEAIIKPFKLDEVKEALQEVGLQGITVTEAKGFGRQKGHTELYRGAEYVVDFLPKVKIEIVLGDDMVEKAVDAIRRAAQTGRIGDGKIFVSTIEEAIRIRTGESGLDAI
- a CDS encoding NAD(P)H-hydrate dehydratase; this translates as MHELLTTKEMAEADRLAVLRGTPSIELMENAGRAVADAVGANFGTIRPVIVIAGPGNNGGDGFVAARLLGERGYSVDLRLLGDISKLRGGAATAAKRYSGPVGPMIAEIPPGAIVVDALFGAGLTRNVDGEAAVAVSAINNSGAHVVAVDLPSGINGDTGAVQGTAIRAAETVTFFRKKPGHVLLPGRIFCGMTTIADIGIPSSVLQDIRPRLALNQPSRWAHLFPVPRVEGHKYSRGHTLVVSGGLSSTGAARLSARGALRAGAGLVTIASPRDALAVNAASNLAVMVREAEGAEGLLSLLSDRRINTVILGPGGGIGPQMRATVMAAVRQDRTMILDADALTSFGEKPNELFTELKNHPESTAILTPHEGEFSRIFSRMSKIPSVKQKLEATQAASHETGSVILLKGADSIIFSPDGRGVISENAPPYLATAGAGDVLAGIIAGLCAQGMPAFEATAAGVWLHGEAASEVGPGLIAEDLPEALRPVYRRLYAELGAVLS